The region CCCATGAGGGCGTGCACCTCACCGGGGAAGAGCCGGAAGTCGACGTCGTCGAGCGCACGCATGCCGGGGAAGTCGACCGTGATCCCGAGCATCTCGATGATGGGGTCGACGGGCGAGGCGGTCACCGCACCTCCCTCGGCGGCGCGGTCGATTCGCGCACGACGAGCTCGGTGGGGATGCGCGTGACCTGGGGGATCTCGCGCTTCTCGATGGCCGCGCGCAGCATCTCGACCGCGGCCGAGCCCAGCGCCTCGAAATCCTGGCGGACGGTGGTCAGCGGCGGCAGGAAGTGCCGGGCCAGCGGCACATCGTCGAAGCCCACGACGCTGAGGTCGCCCGGAACGTCGAACCCGCGGTCGTGCAGGCCGTGGATGAGGCCGATCGCGGTGTCATCGTTCGCGGCGAAGATGGCGGTGAAGTCGGGCAGTCGCTTCAGGCCGATGGCGAAATCGTAGGCGAAGTCCGCGCTCCAGTCGCCGACGACGATCGGCCGCTCGCGCACTCCCCACGACTTCGCCCTGGTGTGGAAGGCCCGCTCACGGGCACGGGCGTCGAGCCAGTCGAGAGGTCCCGATACGTGCAGGATGTCGCGGTGGCCGAGAGAGACGAGGTGGTCGACGACCAGCGCGGCTCCCGCGTTCTGGTCGATCGACACCGTGAGGAACGTG is a window of Microbacterium esteraromaticum DNA encoding:
- a CDS encoding LacI family DNA-binding transcriptional regulator, producing MANVGSDKPNIRQVATIAGVSHMTVSRVLNDYPNIKPETRRRVLEAIEELDYRPNLVARALATQRSQRIGVIVESAVAHGPTSILRAVELAARGAGYSVTPVALLEGDPLTPQDAVDSLTTQGVDAICVIAPRSSSVAALRRVAMSVPMLVIKADADPTFLTVSIDQNAGAALVVDHLVSLGHRDILHVSGPLDWLDARARERAFHTRAKSWGVRERPIVVGDWSADFAYDFAIGLKRLPDFTAIFAANDDTAIGLIHGLHDRGFDVPGDLSVVGFDDVPLARHFLPPLTTVRQDFEALGSAAVEMLRAAIEKREIPQVTRIPTELVVRESTAPPREVR